The region TTTTTGGGTAAGTTGATCGACTTCTGTGGAAGGAATAGTTTGGGATGAACTGCTGACTTGTTCGAGTTGGTCAACCAGTTGGTTAATCTTGCTGCGAAATTCATCGATACTTTCGGATAAGCTCATAAGATTTGCTCCTGTAATTGGAAAGAAAATATGTTATGTCTAGTTGTCATTGCGACCGCAGGGAAGTAATCGCCGAGACTAGCGAGATTATGAGATTGCTTCACTCCACTACGTTCCGTTCGCAATGACTGATCATAACTGATTGAGTAGACATCATATTACTTAGATTCAAAATAGCGCCAGAGGGTCTTTGATATCGGAATTTTTGTTCCTTGAGGTTTGTCCATTTTGGGAACGTTCACAAACAGTTTACCCGCAGAACCATCTAACCAGGCTCGACCGGGAGCATTTTTGGGAATGTCTCCGGCAATGGTATCATATAAAATGCGTTGGCTAGAATCGGCGGAAACTCTAAATACGACTTTTTCTTCACATTGGTCGGTGACTTGTTTGGTAATCACTTCAGTCGTGGGTCGCTGGGTACAATAGAGGACTTGTATCCCATATTTTCGACCTTTGCGAGCATATTGTTTGAGGTATTTTTCGATAGAGTTTTTCAATTTACTCGATTCGTCGGCAATATCAGCCGCTTCATCAATGACCCAGAGAGTACGGTCTATGTCTACCCCTTCTTCCCGAAGTGATTTGAGATTATCAACTTCATGCTCTTGCATCAGTTGTAAACGTTGTTCATATTCTTGTTCATGAATGGTTTCAACTAGCTTTTGGCAATCTTCAGGCGTATCGACAATTTCGACCGCTAAGGGAAGTCTCTTCAGGAATTGGAAATCAACGCCGCCAAAGTCAGCGATATAGATTTTTCGCTTGGGGTTGATATATAAGAATTGGAAGATGAGCCAGTTGATGAAGTTGGTTTTTCCGGAACCGGGTAAACCTGCAATTAGGCGATGGGGAATTTCGGCCCAACTGGAGGTGACTGGGTTACTGTTGTCATCGAGTCCGATGATGTAGGTGTCTGAGGTAATCAGGTGTTTGTATTGGTTAAAGATTTCTTCTGCGGATAGGGTGGGTGGGTTGGTGGTTGTGGTGGATGGGGGAGGAGTGAAGAATTGCAAGAAGCCTTGGATTTCTTCGTAGGTGGTGAGTCGCTGTAGGGGTTTTAAGTGTTCGACTTTGGGATGTTGGGGTTGGAAGATTTTGGCGAGGGATGAATCTTTTCGTAAGACTAAATCGCTGGAATTGGGGTTAGGGTTGGCATTAGTGGAGGCAGAGAGGGTGGGTTGTTGGGGTTGAGAGAAGGTGGAACGGGAGGAAATGGTGGGAAAACTGAGGGAACCATCATCTAAGCTGCTGAGGATGCCACCGGATTGAATGGTGTCTTTGATTAGTTTTTGTTGGAGTTGCTTACCGGTTTCTGTTTGCCAACCTTCCCAGTCTAGAGTGTGGACAAGTTGCACGGTTTCGGTGGCTTTTAAATGCTCTTGGAATCGAGCATCACCGGGTTGAAAGGTGAGAATGGGGGGGATGCGTTTGGTGGTGTTGGGAGTAGTGAGTTCGAGTAGGGTTTGCAGAATGGCAAAGGTATCGGTGGAATTTTTTCCTAATGCTTTGATGTTGTAGGTGAAAAGCTGAGTGTTGGCGTAATGATTTTGATATTTTCTGTAGAGTTGGAGCGCTTGGTTGGTTTCATGGTTTTTGCGATGTTCGCTTTTGTTGAGGCGCTCTACTAAGTCGTCGAGTGCGGGTTTCCAATGGGTGGGTTCGGTTGCAGGGTTATGGGTTTTTAGGGAAATTTCTAAGATTAAGTCTTGATATCCGGCGCGTTGTAGGAAGTTGAGTAAGGAAAAGTCATTGTCTTGTAAATGGGTTTCAAAACTATGGGGTAGGTATCCAGTTAATCCGGGTGGATTGATTAATTCTGCATGTTTAATGACTTCGCCGATGGAATTTATCTCATTAATAGAATAAGCCGCTTCACGAATATCGATCAATCGAAAATCGTAAAACCGGCTGATATTCCCTTTTGTGAGAATAGAGATGATATTGTCACACTTTTCTGTAGAGGATGTATTAATTAGGAGATATAGTTTAGGGGATTGATGCGCTGATTGAGAATACACATATCGCCAAGAAACTACAACCTGAGTACAGAGTTGAATTAGTGATTTCAAAACTATTTGATAATTTGATAATCGCACATCTATCGTATTTATAGAATTTTTCCTATTGACACCTCTTGCCAGGCGAACTTCAAAATATAGACATTTTTTTGAGTTCATGACTGCCATTTATCATTCAATTTGTTTATAATACTATCCAGTGGTTTAATTTTTTCAGCCAGACGATCAATTTTTTGATCAATTTTTTCATGTTTTCTTTTTATGCGTTTTTTTTCTGATATATATATAAATATAAGTATGAGTATGGGGATAGATATAGACATGAACAAGAATAATCCTACTAATAAATATT is a window of Roseofilum capinflatum BLCC-M114 DNA encoding:
- a CDS encoding FtsK/SpoIIIE domain-containing protein, whose product is MIDIREAAYSINEINSIGEVIKHAELINPPGLTGYLPHSFETHLQDNDFSLLNFLQRAGYQDLILEISLKTHNPATEPTHWKPALDDLVERLNKSEHRKNHETNQALQLYRKYQNHYANTQLFTYNIKALGKNSTDTFAILQTLLELTTPNTTKRIPPILTFQPGDARFQEHLKATETVQLVHTLDWEGWQTETGKQLQQKLIKDTIQSGGILSSLDDGSLSFPTISSRSTFSQPQQPTLSASTNANPNPNSSDLVLRKDSSLAKIFQPQHPKVEHLKPLQRLTTYEEIQGFLQFFTPPPSTTTTNPPTLSAEEIFNQYKHLITSDTYIIGLDDNSNPVTSSWAEIPHRLIAGLPGSGKTNFINWLIFQFLYINPKRKIYIADFGGVDFQFLKRLPLAVEIVDTPEDCQKLVETIHEQEYEQRLQLMQEHEVDNLKSLREEGVDIDRTLWVIDEAADIADESSKLKNSIEKYLKQYARKGRKYGIQVLYCTQRPTTEVITKQVTDQCEEKVVFRVSADSSQRILYDTIAGDIPKNAPGRAWLDGSAGKLFVNVPKMDKPQGTKIPISKTLWRYFESK